The Acidobacteriota bacterium genome has a segment encoding these proteins:
- the lepB gene encoding signal peptidase I has protein sequence MLSGPQSAGVEARPYLYALHLLRTLLLSVVVALFITTFIAQAFQIPSGSMQKTLMTGDYLLVDKAVFAGEGEEGDAGGRFQPLPYRGVERGDIIVFHYPIKPETYFVKRVVGVPGDRVRIVDKRLYVNGRAESGDYAMHVDRKQDYYRDNFPELRFAPGNVDAHWWLEMRRMTSSAGELIVPAGGYFVLGDNRDDSQDSRYWGFVPRGNIVGRPLLIYWSRADTGASGVTSARGDTLSGLAYAMTHLHTRWDRVLRTVR, from the coding sequence ATGCTATCGGGTCCCCAGAGCGCCGGGGTCGAAGCGCGTCCTTATCTCTACGCGCTGCACCTGCTGCGCACGCTGCTGCTGAGCGTGGTGGTGGCGCTCTTCATCACTACTTTCATCGCGCAGGCCTTCCAGATCCCATCGGGCTCGATGCAAAAGACGCTGATGACCGGCGACTATCTGCTGGTCGATAAAGCCGTGTTTGCCGGTGAGGGCGAGGAAGGGGATGCAGGCGGCCGGTTTCAACCTCTTCCCTATCGCGGGGTGGAACGCGGCGACATCATCGTGTTCCACTATCCCATCAAGCCGGAAACGTATTTCGTGAAGCGCGTGGTGGGCGTCCCGGGAGACCGCGTGCGCATCGTGGACAAGAGGCTCTACGTGAATGGCCGCGCCGAGAGCGGCGACTACGCGATGCACGTGGACCGCAAGCAGGACTACTATCGCGACAATTTTCCCGAGCTGCGCTTCGCTCCCGGTAACGTGGATGCGCACTGGTGGCTCGAGATGCGCCGCATGACCTCGAGCGCCGGCGAGCTCATCGTTCCCGCGGGAGGCTATTTTGTTCTCGGCGACAATCGCGACGACAGCCAGGACAGCCGCTACTGGGGATTCGTGCCGCGTGGCAACATCGTGGGACGTCCGCTGCTCATCTACTGGTCGCGCGCCGACACGGGCGCCTCCGGCGTGACCTCCGCGCGGGGTGATACACTGTCGGGTCTCGCGTACGCGATGACCCACCTCCATACGCGCTGGGACCGGGTGCTGCGCACGGTGCGTTAG